A single region of the Maledivibacter sp. genome encodes:
- a CDS encoding response regulator transcription factor, with the protein MGKRILVVDDEKEICELIRDYLVKEGFEVILANDGEQGLQYYRQYEPLLIILDVMLPKIDGMEICRIVRSESLIPIVMLSARKSDVDKILGLGFGADDYISKPFSPRELVARVKAHLRRYKMLSSKINDNDHMLRYGDLEIDKKGYNVYVGGTKVDLAAKEFEVLLHLAVHPHQVFTRDQIFEKIWGYNEFGDISTITVHIRKIREKIENNPSSPKYIKTVWGVGYKFDGGEK; encoded by the coding sequence TTGGGTAAAAGGATACTAGTTGTAGATGATGAAAAAGAAATATGTGAATTAATAAGAGATTATTTAGTAAAAGAAGGATTTGAAGTGATTCTGGCTAATGATGGAGAACAAGGGTTACAATACTATCGTCAGTATGAACCCTTACTAATAATATTAGATGTAATGCTACCGAAGATAGATGGTATGGAAATTTGCCGTATTGTTAGATCTGAATCATTGATACCAATAGTAATGCTTAGTGCGAGAAAAAGTGATGTTGATAAAATTCTGGGTTTAGGTTTTGGAGCAGATGATTATATTAGCAAACCCTTTAGTCCAAGAGAATTAGTAGCAAGGGTCAAAGCACATCTAAGGAGATATAAGATGCTTTCTTCAAAAATTAATGATAATGATCATATGTTAAGGTATGGTGATCTTGAGATAGACAAAAAAGGTTATAATGTATATGTTGGTGGTACAAAGGTTGACCTAGCTGCAAAGGAATTTGAAGTTTTATTACATTTAGCGGTTCATCCCCACCAAGTTTTCACTAGAGATCAAATATTTGAAAAAATATGGGGGTACAATGAATTTGGTGATATTAGTACTATAACAGTACACATAAGGAAAATACGTGAAAAAATCGAAAACAATCCTTCTAGCCCTAAGTATATAAAGACTGTTTGGGGCGTAGGTTACAAGTTTGATGGTGGAGAAAAATGA